A window from Verrucomicrobiota bacterium encodes these proteins:
- a CDS encoding 1-deoxy-D-xylulose-5-phosphate reductoisomerase produces the protein MKNVVLLGSTGSIGTSTVKVAMDLPDRIRLLGFAAGNNAELLLEQTRQHKPEAISITDPAKAAELQALLGTTTRVCSGDAGLIELATLPGADIVLIAIVGTAGLKPALAAIRAGKDIAVASKEILVMAGEIVMSEARKHDVRVLAVDSEHSAIFQCLDGKPPESVRNLWLTASGGPFRDKALWPKEKFAGITVERALQHPSWVMGRKITIDSATLFNKGLEMIEARWLFDIGMDRVRMVVHPQSVIHSMVEFVDGSMLAQLSTPDMCLPIQYALTYPERAPSGRVQTSLAGYGSLTFEEPDLERFPSLNLARRAGETGGTLPAVMNAANEVAVDAFCNRKLTFVGITETVARVMDRHRPVEHPTLAQILAADAWARAEAAA, from the coding sequence ATGAAGAACGTCGTTTTGCTCGGCAGCACCGGCTCCATCGGCACCAGCACGGTCAAGGTGGCCATGGACCTGCCGGACCGCATCCGCCTGCTCGGGTTCGCGGCGGGCAACAATGCCGAACTGCTCCTCGAACAGACGAGGCAGCACAAACCGGAGGCCATTAGCATCACCGACCCGGCAAAGGCGGCAGAGTTGCAGGCGCTGCTCGGCACGACGACCCGCGTATGCAGCGGTGACGCGGGCCTGATCGAACTCGCGACCCTGCCCGGCGCGGACATCGTGCTCATTGCCATCGTGGGCACCGCGGGATTGAAACCCGCGCTCGCGGCCATCCGTGCCGGGAAGGACATCGCCGTCGCGTCGAAGGAGATCCTCGTGATGGCCGGCGAAATCGTGATGAGCGAGGCGCGCAAGCACGATGTCCGTGTGCTCGCCGTGGACAGCGAGCACTCGGCGATCTTCCAGTGCCTCGACGGCAAGCCGCCCGAGTCCGTGCGCAATCTCTGGCTCACCGCCAGCGGCGGGCCGTTCCGCGACAAGGCGCTCTGGCCGAAGGAGAAGTTTGCCGGGATCACCGTCGAACGCGCGTTGCAGCATCCCTCGTGGGTCATGGGCCGCAAGATCACGATTGATTCCGCGACGCTGTTCAACAAGGGCCTCGAGATGATCGAGGCGCGATGGCTGTTTGACATCGGCATGGACCGCGTGCGCATGGTCGTGCATCCGCAGAGCGTGATCCACTCGATGGTGGAGTTCGTGGACGGCTCGATGCTCGCGCAACTGTCCACGCCCGACATGTGCCTGCCCATCCAGTATGCGCTCACGTATCCCGAGCGCGCGCCGAGCGGACGCGTGCAGACAAGCCTCGCGGGTTACGGCAGTCTGACCTTCGAGGAACCCGACTTGGAGCGCTTCCCCTCGCTGAATCTCGCGCGTCGCGCCGGCGAAACCGGCGGCACGCTGCCCGCGGTGATGAATGCTGCGAACGAGGTTGCGGTTGATGCCTTCTGCAATCGCAAGCTCACCTTCGTAGGCATCACCGAAACGGTTGCGCGGGTAATGGACCGCCACCGTCCGGTGGAGCACCCGACACTCGCGCAGATTCTCGCCGCCGATGCGTGGGCGCGCGCCGAGGCCGCGGCGTGA